The Megalobrama amblycephala isolate DHTTF-2021 linkage group LG16, ASM1881202v1, whole genome shotgun sequence genome includes the window aaaactgtaagttGAACAGCGCGAGCAGCCGTTCAGCAGATGTATTTTTCGCTGTACATATTTTTTGCCATAGGCTATAGCCTAAAGCGCAGCAGCTAAAACGCGGTATAGAAAACACTGCTTAGATTTAAATTTTATACTGGGATAAATCTGGGGTGGGAACCGTATTTAGCATTCTAACATATCACCGAGGACGTCCTGCTGCGTTAACGTAGGTTCTGTTAATGTAGGCTACACCGCATTTTCACAGAGAAAACTGTGTACACCTGCCTGCAGCTCTGTGCTGGGCACTTCCCAATTCCTGCTTCCCCCTTCTTCTCGCACCGGGTCACACTCATTAGCCGTGGATCAATGAGCGGTTTTGTCCGGTGGAGTTTCCCACGTCTGTGTGCTCTGCTGGCAGTCGCGTGGCTCTAGTCAAACAGATCAGAGACTAATTCACAAACATCTGCCCGTGGTCAAAGCCCTCTGACATCTGCTCACATTCTCTGCTGGAGGATAGCGATACAACTTATGGCTACAGTCTACCTACTTAGACCTCTTTTCTAAGACTTCTCTTAGACAGCTATATTAATGCATGTTGTctcatgttttatattttgtaattttatacaGTTCATTAATTAGACTATGTTTTTGCCAAAACAATGTCTATTTATCTATGATTTGTTTCAGCCATATGGTTCTGAACCACAATGGTTCAGAGTGCTGGCTCTGTATACCTCTGGGATTGGTTTGGTTTCGTTTGGGTCTATTAAGGACAGGACATGAATACACTTCAGGTCTCAGGTGGTTGACTGTAACAGAACACAAATCCTGGGAATGCCGAGCCACCTTGGAAAACCATCTTGGGTTTTCATGTGACACACAAAGCGTGTAGTTTCTGTGTGCGGAACGCCTCTAGGCTGGACATCTGTTGTTTGCTTTGAGTAggcctatgtgtgtgtgtgtttgggggcTCATGCATTGAATAGAGGCGGTGACCTGTCATTTGTGAGTGATGGGAGCGAGCGTGTGGGAAAATATCTCAGGCAAAGAGCTTGTGCATTGAGATGCTAATGTCCCTCCTATAAATAAAGGGCATGCGCAGCGCGGAGGGCCTTAGAAACACCCAACACTGAGACAGGAGTGAGTGAAACTCAGTCTATACTGCACAGAAGCCACTGGAGATGACTGCTGCTAACCTCCAACAGAATGCAGGCCAAAGGCACATCAGCGCCAAAGAGGAGAGAAAGGTATTATACGAAATCACTACGAAATGTTCTTGAGCATATAAAATGCATAGACTTAACCTACTTTCCTTTTGTCCTCTGACTTTTGTTCAGCTAAGGAAACCCCTCattgagagaaagagaagggaAAGAATAAATCACTGTCTAGATCAGCTGAGAGAGACGGTAGTTGGTGCTTTTAGGCTTGATGTAAGTGTTTTAAAGTTCATTACATTCTTGCATGTTACAGATTTACAGTATTGAAAAATCTAAAGATGTTTGTCACAGTATTTAAACCAGGCAATCTTACGTCAGTACCACTAGACtcatcataaatgtattttgtttttaaacaaacagcAGTCTAAGTTAGAGAAGGCTGATATTCTTGAGATGACGGTGAAACATTTGCAGAACATCCAGAGCAATAGAGATTCTGGTAAGTAAATGTCATTTAGCAAAGTGGGATTTGTACAAAATTTGCAATAGCCATAGTTATTCAGCAGTGTTTTGGTTTGCACTATATGTTTAGTTTTATTGCTTTGAAATTGAAAAATTAAGTTTTCCAATTCCAGTTGAAACTTTGGCCTTTTCTGGATTACTGTTAAGGAAATAGACTTAGTATAGAACTCAAGAATAATTTCACTGATACATTCATTTCATTGGTGATGTCTAgattaacaattaaaaatattttcccaTACATTCAGACCCTGTCTTGGATGCAGAGGCCCAACAGAGGTACAGTACTGGGTATATCCAGTGCATGCAGGAAGTTCACAACCTGCTACTTTCCTGCGACTGGATGGATAAAACCGTGGGGTCCCGCCTGCTCAACCACTTGCTCAAATCTCTACCTCGATCAGCTAAGGACTGCTCTCAGCTCCCCAAGAACTCCCTGACAAGTGTTTCTTCCAAGCAAAGTGATGAGCTGGAGAGTCCAAAAACCTGCCCTCCTTCTCCTGCCTTGTACGAGAGAGCCACCCAGTCTCAGAATCAGTGTTCTACTCCTGTGAGAATGCCACATGATCTCTCAGTTCTAGAGATGTGGAGGCCCTGGTGAAATACCTGTCATTTTAACAGTGGTGTTTGcatatatatgtttatgtaGTGCATATGACTTACTTGGACAATTGTATGTACCGCTTTGTACATATGTCTACCAAGAATGTATATGTGTGATGTATACTGCCAGTCTATGTTTTCACACACAGTGCAGTGCTGTATACAGACAGTATTTGCTGACTGTGGTAGACCCTCCTCTAATATGTATCTTATAGATATGTTTCACTGCACGCATGTGTGTGAGGTGGATCTAGTCCAGAATAGCTCCCATTTCAGACTCTCTCTACTTCCTCTCTGAAGTAAAGCTACTGTAGCCTGCATTGTAGAAGGCCcctattaataattttatttatttaattaacactatatatttaatgaacaaaattTCAGTGTTAGAAtcctttttaaattaaatgcattCTTTATCTACTAATACTGGGTAGCATTTGATTCCCTATCACTTCTATGTACAGTTTttaacaattattaataaagGAGTGGTTTGCAACGTATACATAgtcatttctttttttgtatttacctATTCACGTACaattatgtaaatatttgtaaaaagaCAGTCTTCATTGGCTTGTCATTGACATGCTTTGGGGAGACTGATACAGTATGTAAATCAATATCAAACCAATGAAATATGGCTGTGGGTTTGATTTTTGTGTATTgagtcctcttcttcttctgttgTGTATGAGAGGGCTGCCCAGCCTCAAAATCACTGATCTACTTATTCCCCCTGATATATGAAAATAGTTTGATTATTAATGACTCCAATCACCAACACGGCACTTGTACAGCATCATAAACAGAttgattatatacattttatatagacCATTATTAAAATATAGAGAGCCCCATTCCATAATATCTACTTACCAATGTGTAGAGCAATGTCATCCTCCACTCCATATTGTCCTGTATGCATAATTTGGATTTCATCAATACTGTCAAAAGATGAAAGATTCTTTTCACTTGTTTGGATTGATTGGTTACCTATGATGTACTTCACAGAAGACAAACCAATAACAAGtagtaatatattttcatatatttaatattatctcCTAATCCTACACATAACCTTAACTATCACGCAAACCTGTGCACATCACTAGATTTAAAGAGAAATATCATGTGGGCCATTTATGCCACTTTTGTAGCCTATTAGTTAGGCCTGGTGACAAGTCGGTGTTTGACATTCATTTCTGAGTATAGCCAAACCTGTACACACCTTCCTTCCCTTCACTTGGATGTTCTCAATTTGTCCCAAATAGATATCTGCCAAGTTATTAATACACACAACACAGAAAATGCTAATTTCCTAATTTACACAGCTATCTCAATtacaaaaactataaaaaggaaaagaaaaacaacaacaaaagaggAAGAGGATAGAGGAAGGGTAATATTGAGAGGGAGAGGAACAGTGGAAGAGGTAGAAAGAGATGAGGGGAAAGGAATAGATTGTACAGGAAGAGGAGATGGACCAAGAAGAGCTGAGGATGTAGGAAGAGGAGAAGAAGGAGGAGAAGAGGGAGAACAGAGAGTGGAGGGCAATGTgcaaagaacaagagaagaaaaTATAAGACATGGACAAAGGGAAAAGGGAAAGAAAGGTGTAAGAGGAGGGAGGAGAGGTAGAAGGATAGGGTACAGACAGgtttcaaatgaaatcagagCCACCCTATTTGACCATGTCATAAATTATGGTCTTTGAGAGAAGCTGGAGAGAGAGTTCAGCCCAATATAAACATTGTACCACAGTCAAAGTCCCTGGACGAGTGCTGCGATCCATTGGTGTCCACTGGGCCGCACAACACAGAAAGGCTCCTAAATTTTTAAACTCACTCAATGAAATCCACTTTCCGCAGGGTGATCAGAAGCAAATTGAGCGAAATTGCATATAGTTGTGTGAGACAATGTTCAATTTCACCATTCAGCACTGGTGCAAGAGTGGTTTGAGCATCACCCACATTTCAGGATGGTGTTCCTTCCAGCAAATTCTTCTCTTGGAGATGGAAAGTATATGATCGCAATCCCTACAACCAAGCAGGTCTTCTTCAAGTGATGGCAGAGGCTTGTGGAGAAGTTGAGGCAAAAGGATGGATACAGCATTCATGACTTTTTTCCCCACAATGCATGATTCGTGAAAATATATGCTATGATGTTGATGAAATTCTTTGAccttactgaagccttttcaaaTCTCTTCACACATTCAGGGAAACAGAAGTCTTTGTGGAccaaactgaaaaaaatgtcattgctttcacacaaaatgcattcagtgacAACATTTTCCAAAATCCATGAGCACTTTTGTCATTCATACTTCACCATCTACAAAACACTATATATTTGCAGTACATTTATCGAATGCTAACACACTGCATTCAAAACTGATAAAAGAACATTCAAACCAGAATAATGGCAAACTCTGCATTTCTGCCGAAATTATgttgaaatataaaattttagCAGAATATTTTCAATGAAATCGGCAGGAAAACACCCTGGGCAGATGGCTGGTCCATCACAGGGATGACACACTTGCACCCATTTTCATATTCATACTCACACCTACAGGCAACTTACATTCTTCAATTCACCTGTCCTGTATGTGTTTGGATTGTGGGGGAGACCCAGAAGAAACCAACGTCAACATGGAGAgaacatttgtttgtttgtttgtttttgttttgtttttttatttcaactttttattttttgcaagtaAATTACTATATGTAAAGatatagaaaaaaatactgCATTTCTCATTCATTCTTTGTGCAGTAATACAGTCAGTAAAAGAAACAATGTTATTCTTCTCCTATAATGAAATACTGATCTATGTGAAAAATCATTCAAACTTCAAAGATCAAATTTGATCATTTATGTAATGTTCCCTGTTAGTGTTTTTTAGATCAGTGTGTTAAGAATGACATGTATGTTTTCTGAATTAGAATTTTTGCCAGTTATGATGGAACAAGCTCATTTTTGAGACATATTTGAAGTGTTTTGTTGGTCAGAGTGAGTTTTGGAGGTGAGATTAATTGTTTGGCCAAGATTGGCAACCCtatgaagagttttgaaaatgtgcatggcTTCAGTATTAaacaatgcttgttagcaaatgagaaaaaatgaaacaaaacaaaacaacctgtaaatattattattattttttttttttatccaaacaTAACTAATTACAATTTCAGCTGAAAGACAACCCATGTCCTATTTTAGTCTCTCTTACagtagttaattttttttaagtaatttttttgGTAAATTGGGGGATTGGcttcagaattattttttttttttggaaacatGGATCAAGGAAGACACATTGGTGGGGAAAGAACAGTGGCAGAGAGAGGGAGGACTAGAACCCTCATAGTACTatacattcatccatccatccatccatccatccagccatccatccatccattccattccattccataCATTTTCCAAAGAGCTTGTTCTATGTAGGGTCGTGGGGAGGCTGGAGTCTTTACCAGTGTCTCGGGTCGTAGGCAGGAAAACACTCTTGACAGATGGCCAGTCCACCACAGACAAACACTTATGGGCAAACTTACAGTCTCCAATTCACCTGTCCTGTATGTGTTTGGATTGTGGGCTAAACCCATGAGTAAACCCTCTGCAAAAGGAAACCAATGTTAAGATTGAGAAAACATACAAACTCCACACAGAAAGGCCTCCTGCCACAGCTGGAACTCCAATACTGCACATATGTCATTATACTGTACTTGTTTTTGATagttctttgtttgtttgtttgtttttgtaattattgcttaaggatttttttgttgtttaaactTCTTATTTTTCACAAGTAAATTACTGTGTAaagatacagaaaaaaaaaaactaattactGCATTTCTCATTTATTCTTTATGCTACAGACAGTACCATGAAAAGATCTTATTCTCATTCTATAATGAAATACTGATTTATGTGAAAATCATTTAAACTTCAAGATCTAAGTTCATCATTTATGTAATGCTCCCTGTGGTAATGCTCCCTGTGGTCAGTGGCAACAATTCTCAGTCATTCATAACACAGTGTTATGGtggaattaaaggtgctaaagaggatgttttgttttatacatttttgcaatattatttgaaactgtctttactaactgataaaagactatttattaggtgcactgaaaggaataatattaatatacatcatctgtgcacgaggtagggccttaaaaacatcagccaatctggcttgtcaatcactgccgtgacattccttgtgagagacgtgtgcggattggccctctggcttgtcaatcactgccatgacgttccttgtgagagacgagcgcggctgcgcgctccagtaactttccacaatccacaggcgccgcatgcaatgtttttgtccggagacaggagtaacaa containing:
- the her8.2 gene encoding hairy-related 8.2, which gives rise to MTAANLQQNAGQRHISAKEERKLRKPLIERKRRERINHCLDQLRETVVGAFRLDQSKLEKADILEMTVKHLQNIQSNRDSDPVLDAEAQQRYSTGYIQCMQEVHNLLLSCDWMDKTVGSRLLNHLLKSLPRSAKDCSQLPKNSLTSVSSKQSDELESPKTCPPSPALYERATQSQNQCSTPVRMPHDLSVLEMWRPW